From Punica granatum isolate Tunisia-2019 chromosome 1, ASM765513v2, whole genome shotgun sequence:
ATGTTTTTCTTGATAATGTTGAGGTCATTCGCAATATGACTCTTtgacttctttttcttttttttttttttggggggggggaggaTTTTGTAATATTATCATCCTGATCTCGGTGCTTTCATATTTGCAGGTCTTACATGCAGGAGGCAAATTTGGTGGTTCTAGTAGTGGCTACAGTGTATCTGGTGGATTGCATGGTGTGGGCTTATCTGTGGTTAATGCACTGTCCGAGGTTATTTTCTGTCTCTTCTTGTTTCAAATATCAATCTCCCTTTCAGTTAGTAATGGTAGTTGCCAAAATAGTGGAATTCTGAACAGAAATTAAGAGCTGGAAGTACAAAGCGGctgtaattttcaattttcattctaTTATCCGAGCAACACCGCTTGCTGCATGTGTAGCTGACTCAGAAAGAAAAGTGAGATGCTTGAAGAGATTATATATGACAGAAGAGAGGAACAAATATCTTAGTTTTCACTGTTACATAAGGGAACATGACTTTTCTCAATTGCCGAAATTGACAGTGAGGGAGATTCCAAGAATGAATCtacatgaaataataaaaggaagGATGATATGTAATCAAATCCAATGATACTCTTCATGGTAGTAGCTCTACCTTTTCAAGAAAATCTCTGCATAAGTCCATTTTTTGACTCTctctgtttttcctttttatttcttcagTGGTAACATCCATCAATTGCTcagtttttcttgattttctttttttggagtTTTCTGGTAGTTGCTGTCTCTATCTATTAACATGCATGTGTATTAGGCATTAGAAGTCACTGTTTGGCGTGATGGGAGGGAATACCAACAGAAATATTCTCGTGGGAAACCTGTAACTCCCCTAACCTGTCATGTGCTTCCAGTTGAATTTAAGGATCGTAGTGGAACTCGGATCCAGTTTTGGCCTGACCATGAAGGTATGAAATGTATTTCTTCTGTAATTTGCATGTGTAATTGCATATCAGTACTTTGTCATAATAAATTGACGATATATTTCCCAATAAATACTGAGCCGACATTTTCCAACCTTGCCATAGTGTTTACAACTGAAATTGAGTTTGACTACAACACACTCGCTGGCCGAATCAGGGAACTTGCTTTCCTGAACCCCGAGGTatatcttttctctttttagcAAAAGTTGGGTACTTTTTGAATATTGTAGTTTTATCAGCAAAACCAAAATATTTGCTTCCAAGGTGCTCGGACTTGATGcttatctttacttttatgtgaTGTCTAACCGGAAAATTGAAGATTGACTTCTTTTAATAGTTATTTCTTATCTGTGGGCTCGATCATTGCAGCTTAAAGTGACATTTAAAATGGAAGATGATGATCCGGGAAAAATTCTATATAATGAATACTACTATGCCGGCGGATTGGTTGAGTACGTGAACTGGCTTAACGCTGATAAGGTACATCTGCATGGGAACCCATCTTTAGTACTTGCACCCCTCTTCCTCTTTGAGAACTTTCAAATAGCGAGGAAAAATCGGAGGGTTAATTGTGGTTTCTTATATGGATTGCTGAGGAAGTcactcaaaaagaaaatatatatatatatatggattgcTGAGGAAGTGAGTTTCTAGTCTCCTTAGTATTTCTTATTCAAGTGCTTCGTGTGACTTTAAGTTTTCATTCACCTCTGCTTTCTCTGCTGAATGGGGCTGACAGATTTTTGATGCAGAAACCGCTTCATGACGTCGTGGGTTTCAGGAAGGAGATTGATGGTGTTACCATTGATGTAGCCCTTCAATGGTATGCCTCTGCCCTTATTTTTATGTCCTCATACTAAGGGTTGGACCTTATATAAGCATCATAGATATCTTCTTCGCAAAGAAAGTACTAGTCTTAAGGAACCTGGATTACCCCTTTGTTTGGATATAATTGGAATTGAACCCATGGAATTGGAAACAATTTTTCCAGAACGTCTCAGTTCCGTCACCACATAGGTGGCGAAATTGATTACTGCAAAGTCCAAATTGATTTAGGTAATTGTTTCACCTTTTTTGGCGCAGGTGTGGGGATGCATATTCTGATATGTTGCTAGGATATGCGAATAGCATTCGCACCATTGATGGTGGGACCCACATAGATGGTCTGAAGGCTTCTTTGACGAGAACTCTCAATAACCTTGGGAAGAAGTCGAAAGCCATCAAGGTTTGTTTTTTGGTTAAGTTTTCTGATATTTTCGTCTCTATTCTATCACTTCAGCCCCAGCCTTGTTGGTCACTAGGAACTGCAGATTACTTTTATAATTCCCTagatttttctctcaatcttGATAGACCCCTTGGAATTAGTAAATCTAGAGATAAAACACTGAATTATGCCAAAGTAGTAAACAATGAAAAATCCTTTTTTAGAGGAATGTTGCGAAATATGAGATCGTGAGatttatttctctttctttgacGATATGTTAAATAATAGCTGGAAAATTCAAGAGAAAAGAATAATACGTTTCCAACTGCAAATTTACGAATTGTTTCTTTCATTCTAGGAAAAAGACATAACTTTGAGCGGCGAGCATGTTAGGGAGGGACTGACTTGTGTTATTTCAGTTAAAGTTCCAAATCCGGAGTTTGAAGGACAGACGAAGGTATTGGATCTTCTTATTTTTGTATCAAAGATTTATTTCCCGACTAAGTGGTGAAAGGCATTTTCCTTATCATCCCTAATTACTTTCTTTTACTGTTTTTACCTTCTCATAGACAAGGTTGGGAAATCCTGAGGTTCGCAGATTGGTCGATCAATCTGTTCAGGAGTATCTTACTGAATACTTGGAGTTGCATCCCGATACGCTCGATTCAATCCTGTCCAAGTCTTTGAATGCCCTCAAGGTGACTTTTCCCTTCAGCTTTATGCATATAAGTTCTTAGTCCATGttcattaaacaaaaaaaaaaagatttgatAGTATAACTCCTGGATTTTATGTACTGGTACATTTCTGACTGTTTCCCATTTGCTTGTATGAGTATGGCATTAGTGACTAGAACCTCACTCTCTGTCCTTTCTCTTCATCTCTGTTTAGGCAGCATTAGCAGCAAAGAGAGCAAGGGAGTTGGTGAGACAAAAGGGTGTTTTAAGATCGTCTTCTCTTCCTGGAAAACTAGCTGATTGCTCCTCTACAAACCCTGAAGAGGCTGGTACTATTCTGATTTCTCGCCCGTTATGGTGCCTACCAGCCTAGTGCTTGTGCTTGATAATATTCTTCAATTGCCACTATTAATTCTTGGCTTCTATGTGAATTCCTCCTCTGGGAGATAAAATCTATTATACCTTGTATCATCATGCATTACTTAATTCTGTCATGGCAGCATTATACCAATgatctctttcttcttcccgATTCTCCAGAAATCTTTATAGTGGAAGGGGACTCAGCTGGTGGAAGTGCAAAACAAGGTCGTGATAGGCGCTTCCAGGTAATATCCACTATCTTAGTCAGAAAATTATTGGAAAAAGAACTATAGTAACTATAGGATGCGATCAAACTATAGGATGCGATCAAAAGTGCTGCCCTTGGGATGGACAGGACTGGCATATTCCAAAACAAATTAAGATATTCTATCTTCACAGTTATTGACCATAGAACTTGTGCTGGAGCAGGCTATTCTCCCTCTTCGGGGCAAAATCTTGAATATTGAAAGGAAGGATGAGGCAGCAATGTACAAGAATGAGGAGATACAAAATCTAATTCTTGGTCTGGGACTTGGGGTGAAGGTATTATAGAAAAATTTAGCATATCaagttattttcttttccttattGCGACTGTTCTCTCATTTCTGTGTTGAAAAATTCTCTCGGAAGGGGGAAGATTTCAAAAAGGACTCTTTACGTTATCACAAGATCATCATCCTGACGGATGCTGATGTGGATGGTGCCCACATCCGAACTCTCCTATTGACATTTTTCTTTAGATATCAGGTAACCTTATTGAAGAAATTCTCTTTTCCAGTTAAAagatagattaaaaaaaatgacctTGTGATTGGTGTTGGGGTGTTGGTTGCAGAGGTCCCTGTTCGATGAAGGTTGCATCTATGTCGGGGTCTCGCCGCTTTACAAGGTCCGGCTGagctatatattatattacgCATCTCAAACCACACATTCCCGGGATGAGCATgatttatttccttttgttttgtcTTGACTGGTACGAACAGGTTGAAAGGGGAAAACAAGTCTACTACTGCTATGATGATTCTGAGCTCAAGAAGCTCCAGAGATCCTTCCCTTCAAATGCTTCCTACAACATTCAGAGGTTTAAGGGTGAGAGTTTGAGAGCTCGGTTCTGTGCAATCTCTTAATATTCCTATGTATTACATGGTTACTCACAGGAAAGTGATGGGAGcatttgaaatgaaatgcaGGATTGGGAGAGATGATGCCCTTACAGCTGTGGGAAACGACCATGAATCCTGAGACAAGGCTGCTGAAGCAGTTGGTGGTTGAGGATGCAGCTGAAGCTAATGTCGTCTTCTCCTCCCTCATGGGTGCCCgggtaaatttattttctgctaCCTACCATTTTTCTCTTAATACGGCCGAACGAGAACTTTACAGACTACTGTTGGGGCGTTAAACTATGTTTTATTTGCTTTGATGAATTGATCCATGCTTCCCATCGCCTTGTGTTTACCTCCTCTTTTAGGTGGATGTCCGCAAGGAACTCATACAAAAGTCGGCAAAGATGATCGATATAGATCAGTTGGATATTTGAAAGTTCTCAACGTAGACAAGCAGCAAAGGATATTTCCTTTCAATACTATAAAGACGCGAATTTCCTTGGTTGTTGCTCGAGGAAGTGGATTTGTTTCTGCACCAGTTTTGCTACTCAGAGTTATATGGTTCGGCAGCAACCATGTCGAAGTTTTGGCACATGAGGCCTCATCTCTATAGCTGTCGGGTGATAAGAAATGTCTGGTGGTGTGTGGAGGGaatttatttgttaaattatgaaacaaggaaaagaaaaaaagatactTTTTGGTTTTCTCATTGCAATACAAATCCGTCCCATGTGTCTTCATTGTTAACCGGCAtaggttttttatttttactcttAAAGTAAAATTTCAGCTCCTTCCAGTCGTTCATGAACTTTTGTATAGCTTTTAAATGTCACTGTGCAAACTTCCGAATGAGAAATTCTGGCCAGAGTACCCCGTGGCCTTGTGAGGACTCGGGAAGCAGTAGCTTCACTCGAGATAATTTGAATTTCATATAGGCAAGTTTGAGCAGAAACAGGTCAAAAGCACCAAAGTTTAGGGGCTGCTTTCATATTTGGGGAAGTTGGGGGACTGATATTTGAATatgcaagagaggaagaggagatgtCTCCAACCATAGCATTGCAATGGCAAATCAGTTCAGTGCCTTCTGCTTACCCCTTTGGAGCTGCGAACGCTGCAAGTCGTAACTTCGCCCCGCTCATTCATTCCTTCTCAGAGCTACTCCACCCTGATCCTTTCGTCTAGCTTCTCGGCGTGGCGGAGATCAGCTGTAAATCTCTGCAATGAGGGTGTGGTGAGGATCTTTTGTCCTTTGATTTGGGTTCTCTAAACCATCGATTGTTTTCTCCGCCTTTGCTGGATTTAAGAGGTCGGGTCGTGTGCCTGTGCTGGCATTGGCACTAATTAGTATTgcgctttcatatatatatatatatggaaagaGCTAAAACTAGAACTTCATTCATGTCGTATCGATCCTATATTAATTTGATTGATTATTTATCATCATCCttaaatgaatatatagaATTCTTTCTtcatacatacacacatacatatatatatatatatatatatttatgcgGACGATAGGCCATATTGGTCTTTTCATGAGAAGGCCGCGTCCCAGAGTTTATGTGCAGGTGTGATCTTGTCGCTGGGGGCTTACGCTGTCATCGGAGAATGTCACAAAGGACGGGGATTGCGGTACAGAAGTGCCCCAGAAGGACGAGCCTGCCCTTCTGTGATCCATTTAAGGGCGAATGCTCCTTTATAAATCCGCCTCCCCCTCCGGCTCTGGGGACGTCGTCTTCGTACCCGTGACATATGCCATGGGTTCGATCGAGTTAATTAATAGTCGTCGTTCATACCTCTCTACGTTATATGTATTACTGTTCTCTCATTTCTGTGTTGAAAAATTCTCACTGAAGGGAGAATATTTCATAAAGGACTCTTTACGTTATCACAAGATCATCATCCTGACGGTTGCTAATGTGGATGGTGCCCACATCCGAACTCTCTTGTTGACATTTTTCTTTAGATATCAGGTAACCTCATTGAAGAATTTCCTCTTTTCCGGTTAAaagatagataaaaaaaattgacctTCCGATTGGTGTTGGCGTTTTGATTGCGGAGGTCCTTGTTTCAACAGGTTGCAATAAACAATCAGGTGCAGTCGACTCGTCCAAATCTGCCACCGCCATAGCACAACCCGAATGTGGTTCGACTGAATTAGCTAGCACCAGATGTTCGAGCAGTGGTGGGGGCAATCATTGCGACCTCTCATACCCCTCAGGTTAACTTGAAAGATCGTGCGATGACGAATCGAGTCTAAGACGATGCTGTCTCCTCCAAGCGTCGCCTAAATCTCTTTGTGAATGTGACTCTGAGAAGTTGCCCCGTGACATGCCTTCGCCGATAACAATTCATCATGAACCAGCTGTAGCTCTTTCTCCAAAGGATATCCAGCATTTGGTGGCAGAACATGTAATCAAGGCGTTGCAGGCTGCAGAGCGACAATAGCAGGGGCTTCCCCCTATTGAAAAGGATTCTGACTTGGCCATCTCCAAGGAGATTCTTCACGCTAAAGTGCCGCACACGTTCACTCCCCCTCATATTACTTTGTATGATGGGAAGACAGACCCGTTGAACCATGTTCGCCACCATACAATTTTGCTCTTGGGAATGGGAGTGTCAGAACAAGTGCAATGCCTTCAGTTTCCAGGAACACTTACTGAAGCCGTGGTAGATTGGTTCCACTCTTAGCAACCTGGCTTTATAACAAGTTTCAAGCAGCTAAACAAGATGTTCCTGCAAAGGGTTGTGAGCATGCAACAGGCGAAAAATGAGCATTGTTGAGTTGTTTTCTACGGAGCAAAGGGAGAAGGAATCCCTTCACGACTGGTATGATTGATTTTTCAAGGCTTCGACTGAGGTGGAAGGGTTGAGGTAGCGCGAGGCAATGGCTGCCTTCCAAAGGGGCTTGAAGAATGAGGAGCTTGTGAAAAGCTTGGTCATCACCACCAAGCAACTTCATTGACATCTCTAGTTGTGCACGGAAGTTCGTGACCATCGAGGAGTCCATCTCGAcatggaagaagaaggagcaCGTGGGTGAAAAACGAAAGGAATCTCATGACAACCGGTTTAGTGAAAAGAGACTACTCTTCCAATTTGAGATGTTAACACCCCTCGATGTACCTAAGGCGGTTATCCTCCAAGAGATGAAGCGACTTGGACTAGCGAAGCCCCTTTCACTGAAAAAAGATAAGTCTTTGGGTAAGAATTTAGATCAATATTGCAAGTTTCACAAGGCATGTGGACATGACATTGAGCGTTGTCACGCactcaaatttgaaattgagaaGCTTATCCGAGAGGGACACCTAAAGTCCTTTGTCCACGGTGAATCTCTTCATGATCGCAAGCATAGGGACGTGCACGAGGATACTCTACAAGGTGATTAATTAAAGCCGTTAAGCTATTATCACAATTTCTTGTCTTTTCCCCCTTTTGCTTGTTAGGTGTTATTTggaatgaatatttttatgaCATTTTGATTGATGAACATCTATTTGAATTATGAGGCTTGTGTTATAGCTCGCGAACACTTCATGGATAGAAAAGCGAAGCGCTTGAACATTTCCTTTCGCTGGGGCCCTACGCTTCTGACAATGATCATGCTCAATAACCAAGGGCCAAACCCGATAATCAAGGGTCCTGATTGAGTCTGATAACCAAGGATTATGTCCCAACAACCAAAGGACGAACAACTCTCAATAACCAAAAGCGAAGTCCTCCCTCACGGAAACAACAATGCTCGATAATCAAGAGTGAAGTTTTCCCTCGCGAAAACGACAATGCTCGATAACCAAGAGCGAGGCATTCTTTTGTGGGAGCAATAACGTTCAATAACCAAGAACGGGGTCTTCATTCGCGAAAGCGACAACATCTAATAACCAAGGGTGGGTTTTCATTTCACGAGATGGAACGACCGATACAAAGTCAACCTTCGCGCCGAGACATCGTTGAAGAAGTGATAATGGCATTTATGAATTGATCTACTTCCCGCGACCTCTTGAGCTCGCGGTAGTGGTGGACTATGTTGGGGACTGGGAAATTGGCCTGATTTGCCTGGTTTGATTTGGCATTGTGGGCCCACTTTGATACATCCCAGTTGGTAATGGAATCTTATCATGATGATATAtctctttaattatttttgggtATCTATTGATATCTTTGATATATCTTAGGTATTTTAGAATGTTCTatcaatatttttatgatatgatatggTATCTCTAACTTTATATTTGGCAAGTATATCTACTTATTGTATGCAAGTTGTTCGTGCGGTGTTCATGGAATCTTGAGACTCATGACTTGCACGTTATTAAGACCCGATTTTTTACTATCCTAACACATTCCAACTTATAAAACATTACTTTGATTATGTTGAAATCGAATTAT
This genomic window contains:
- the LOC116192512 gene encoding DNA gyrase subunit B, chloroplastic/mitochondrial-like, with translation MALILRPPHHLRLRLRLRLTLMASRPIAYSSLHSHSHLPRPALFFKPRENYPLRTVTICSSSRKLGPTRAFMSSSALTESFQGSVNSKAYGSEQIQVLEGLDPVRKRPGMYIGSTGPRGLHHLVYEILDNAVDEAQAGFASNIDVVLCADGSVSITDDGRGIPTDLHPVTKKSAVETVLTVLHAGGKFGGSSSGYSVSGGLHGVGLSVVNALSEALEVTVWRDGREYQQKYSRGKPVTPLTCHVLPVEFKDRSGTRIQFWPDHEVFTTEIEFDYNTLAGRIRELAFLNPELKVTFKMEDDDPGKILYNEYYYAGGLVEYVNWLNADKKPLHDVVGFRKEIDGVTIDVALQWCGDAYSDMLLGYANSIRTIDGGTHIDGLKASLTRTLNNLGKKSKAIKEKDITLSGEHVREGLTCVISVKVPNPEFEGQTKTRLGNPEVRRLVDQSVQEYLTEYLELHPDTLDSILSKSLNALKAALAAKRARELVRQKGVLRSSSLPGKLADCSSTNPEEAEIFIVEGDSAGGSAKQGRDRRFQAILPLRGKILNIERKDEAAMYKNEEIQNLILGLGLGVKGEDFKKDSLRYHKIIILTDADVDGAHIRTLLLTFFFRYQRSLFDEGCIYVGVSPLYKVERGKQVYYCYDDSELKKLQRSFPSNASYNIQRFKGLGEMMPLQLWETTMNPETRLLKQLVVEDAAEANVVFSSLMGARVDVRKELIQKSAKMIDIDQLDI